The Drosophila subpulchrella strain 33 F10 #4 breed RU33 chromosome 4, RU_Dsub_v1.1 Primary Assembly, whole genome shotgun sequence genome has a window encoding:
- the LOC119561559 gene encoding tau-tubulin kinase homolog Asator isoform X2, with the protein MHLQDYLRNDENASSPGDGNHNLTCQPPSNQEQYISLSRDCQKNLFRLHPPPPSKPPPLAGAILQSRLLQHISSGVNAADAEALEEHRYPNVLQRSATLPAKHNRLGVRSRVTFKVPSSTTPAPDPDPGPDPAQNQVAAAERARVVLGPKEKESCKMTSEDLLQPGHVVKERWKVVRKIGGGGFGEIYEGQDLITREQVALKVESARQPKQVLKMEVAVLKKLQGKEHVCRFIGCGRNDRFNYVVMQLQGKNLAELRRAQPRGAFSLSTTLRLGLQILKAIESIHSVGFLHRDIKPSNFSVGRLPYNCRRVYMLDFGLARQYTTGTGEVRCPRAAAGFRGTVRYASINAHRNREMGRHDDLWSLFYMLVEFVNGQLPWRKIKDKEQVGLTKEKYDHRILLKHLPSDLKQFLEHIQSLTYADRPDYAMLIGLFERCMKRRGVKESDPYDWEKVDSATIGNISTSGNPPVPAKNDYIHGNITQMTVAASNASGTEYVRKRGDIETAHITATEPLHIKDKVDRNCNATTLAPQPKASGEANVQHGYTANNQNITPKGMMQQQSPLAMNSQAAISNMQSAPIKSPMVGIGSHDVQVHTKNSQPQNGAVSFSTTNQNNSAPVYGNSYLQLEDKAPTKFLPTKPNAESESTVDVAAKSAFEEKIVDTNNSESANKAFLCGEQQHQKSQLKQLNSPDSANKQVQKPGNVTNEKGSEVKRASEEQKSTFGRLRVLTAPPMSVHDLTTGGHSQQGTEFSTKQEQQPTSSNAGPAAGNSSSSKLAINQHCQIFGMTVMPQVNRRSATSTNLRPSSSGANTNSVQRINSGSTGGGGGTGSNTARSSVAGDHSVTQFALIDDENVSALQQVTKGGALTLASQWKSQFDDSEDTTDNEWNREPQSQPNLEQLIKLDISLPPNEAKQFCHNVVADTGKSTNTPNEGKDRPKRYTLNITGIENYEALRISIPHCWSEPAMGNVLRKDLEPPAVQQAAFDDTVYRMDIARNVCVRETYSEITPLDKAKPTTSLVSRGVLPSPFKEDNTFQLNASNDSQAKSKHRSSLPNVSVADIFDDQPIQSNSDAMLAEDVNKPWKVQTTASQRKTSHLDDSVYYDALAAIKNTPTANQAPDLSDKALIFCDEIEENAAVIASPSSTVNKFTKPIYKDTTEARIEAQCCSLHSSGVNNLKINGNSESCNALNDQPNCNAGDSKTPLTGGSTDGYRETESACDLPLLNPSKIPIRQSKCASWAGADTAINSSKALESIDALPETPYNPQTDTPNSVTDTIPVRKNTYSTGLEYPPNITDLTPGLRRRRESAEGKYVTDPTQLQLKFQRPRSRTSSRTRGIPNTMLGNFDDNDTITSAEKHRLIGAQVVQIEESNNVPTSKYSAELQPKCNISPPPGDPKIENSARLRRYRHNLE; encoded by the exons ATGCATTTACAGGATTACCTCAG AAACGACGAAAATGCATCCTCGCCAGGCGATGGTAATCACAACCTTACATGTCAGCCTCCTTCCAATCAGGAGCAGTACATAAGTCTTAGCCGTGATTGCCAGAAGAATCTGTTTAGACTTCATCCACCGCCCCCATCGAAACCACCGCCGCTCGCGGGTGCCATCCTGCAGTCCCGTCTTTTGCAGCACATCAGCTCGGGCGTGAATGCAGCGGACGCGGAAGCACTAGAGGAGCACCGATACCCCAATGTCCTGCAGAGGTCGGCCACTTTGCCAGCGAAGCACAACCGCCTAGGGGTTCGCAGCCGCGTGACTTTCAAGGTGCCATCGTCTACAACCCCTGCACCTGATCCAGATCCAGGTCCTGATCCAGCCCAAAATCAGGTCGCTGCTGCCGAAAGAGCCAGAGTCGTGCTAGGTCCCAAGGAGAAGGAATCTTGCAAAATGACTTCCGAAGATTTGCTGCAGCCGGGACATGTTGTAAAGGAACGTTGGAAG GTGGTGCGTAAAATCGGTGGAGGCGGTTTTGGAGAAATTTACGAGGGACAAGACCTAATAACACGTGAACAAGTCGCACTTAAAGTAGAGTCCGCCCGCCAGCCTAAGCAGGTGCTTAAAATGGAAGTAGCCGTTCTAAAGAAATTACAGGGGAAGGAGCACGTATGTCGGTTCATCGGATGTGGACGAAATGATCGATTTAACTATGTGGTAATGCAGCTTCAAGGAAAGAATTTAGCTGAGCTCCGCCGCGCTCAGCCGCGAGGCGCATTTTCGCTTAGTACAACACTTAGGTTAGGGTTACAAATTCTAAAGGCCATTGAATCCATACATTCTGTGGGATTCCTTCACCGTGATATTAAACcg AGCAACTTTTCCGTGGGTCGATTGCCTTATAATTGTCGACGCGTCTATATGCTAGACTTTGGATTGGCGCGTCAGTACACCACTGGAACTGGAGAAGTGCGTTGTCCAAGAGCTGCAGCTGGATTTCGCGGCACCGTTCGCTATGCCTCTATAAATGCACACCGCAATAGGGAAATGGGACGGCACGACGATCTGTGGTCTCTGTTTTATATGCTCGTCGAGTTCGTAAATGGACAACTGCCGTGGCGAAAGATAAAAGACAAGGAACAAGTTGGGTTGACGAAAGAAAAGTATGACCACAGAATACTGTTGAAACATTTGCCGTCAGATTTAAAGCAATTTTTAGAGCATATTCAATCTCTTACCTATGCAGATCGACCGGACTACGCG ATGCTTATCGGGTTATTCGAGCGGTGTATGAAAAGACGCGGCGTCAAGGAGTCTGACCCTTACGACTGGGAAAAAGTGGATTCTGCAACTATTGGCAACATAAGTACATCAGGCAATCCACCAGTTCCTGCTAAAAACGATTACATTCACGGGAATATAACACAAATGACCGTAGCAGCATCTAACGCAAGCGGAACGGAATAC GTGCGGAAGAGAGGTGATATCGAAACCGCTCATATTACAGCGACCGAGCCCTTACATATTAAAGATAAG GTTGATAGAAACTGCAACGCAACCACACTGGCACCCCAACCAAAAGCATCTGGAGAAGCCAACGTACAACATGGTTATACGGCAAATAATCAAAATATCACACCAAAAGGAATGATGCAGCAGCAGTCCCCGTTAGCTATGAACTCCCAAGCTGCAATATCTAATATGCAAAGTGCACCAATCAAATCACCAATGGTTGGGATAGGAAGCCATGATGTGCAGGTTCATACAAAGAACTCTCAACCACAAAACGGGGCTGTATCGTTTTCCacaacaaatcaaaacaaTTCCGCGCCGGTGTACGGCAATTCA TATCTACAATTGGAAGATAAAGCACCAACTAAGTTTTTACCAACAAAACCAAATGCGGAGTCCGAAAGTACAGTTGACGTCGCTGCTAAGAGTGCATTTGAGGAGAAAATCGTCGATACAAATAACTCTGAGAGTGCTAATAAGGCTTTCCTGTGCGGGGAACAACAGCACCAAAAATCGCAACTGAAACAGCTAAATTCGCCGGATTCCGCCAACAAGCAAGTGCAGAAACCGGGAAACGTAACAAACGAAAAGGGCTCTGAAGTCAAACGGGCATCGGAGGAACAGAAATCAACCTTTGGGCGGCTCCGTGTGCTTACAGCTCCTCCAATGAGTGTACATGATCTAACAACGGGGGGCCATAGCCAGCAAGGGACTGAGTTTTCAACGAAACAAGAACAACAGCCTACAAGCTCCAATGCTGGTCCCGCTGCCGGAAACAGCTCGTCCTCAAAACTTGCCATCAATCAGCACTGTCAAATTTTTGGAATGACTGTAATGCCGCAAGTTAATCGCCGTTCAGCAACGTCTACCAATTTAAGACCATCTTCCTCTGGCGCAAACACAAATTCAGTTCAAAGAATCAATAGTGGGTCAACAGGTGGTGGAGGTGGAACTGGAAGCAACACCGCCAGAAGCAGTGTTGCAGGTGATCATTCGGTCACCCAATTCGCTTTAATAGACGACGAGAATGTCTCAGCATTACAACAGGTAACCAAAGGCGGAGCTCTTACACTGGCTTCCCAGTGGAAGAGCCAGTTTGATGACTCAGAGGACACTACGGACAACGAATGGAACAGAGAACCACAG TCGCAACCCAATTTGGAGCAATTGATTAAACTGGATATTTCATTGCCCCCAAATGAAGCCAAACAATTTTGCCATAATGTCGTCGCTGATACAGGCAAATCAACTAATACTCCTAACGAAGGGAAAGACAGACCGAAAAG ATATACACTAAACATAACTGGAATCGAGAATTATGAAGCGTTGAGAATCTCTATACCGCACTGTTGGTCTGAGCCTGCCATGGGTAATGTATTACGTAAAGACTTGGAACCACCGGCTGTGCAACAAGCTGCATTTGATGACACA GTATATCGCATGGATATAGCAAGGAATGTTTGTGTTCGAGAAACCTATTCAGAGATCACTCCATTGGACAAAGCTAAGCCTACCACTTCCTTAGTTTCAAGGGGTGTCCTACCTTCGCCTTTTAAGGAGGACAACACGTTTCAGTTGAATGCTTCAAATGATAGTCAAGCTAAATCGAAACATCGAAGCAGCCTTCCTAACGTGTCAGTTGCCGATATATTTGACGACCAACCGATTCAGTCGAATTCTGACGCAATGCTGGCAGAAGACGTCAATAAACCCTGGAAAGTACAGACAACGGCTAGCCAGAGAA AAACCTCTCATCTGGACGATTCTGTTTACTATGATGCACTGGCAGCTATTAAAAATACTCCAACCGCAAATCAAGCCCCTGACCTTTCTGATAAAGCACTTATTTTCTGTGATGAAATAGAAGAAAATGCTGCAGTGATAGCTTCCCCATCAAGCACGGTCAACAAATTTACCAAACCAATCTACAAGGATACAACCGAAGCTCGTATCGAAGCTCAATGCTGTAGCTTACATTCTTCCGGCGTCAATAACCTGAAGATAAATGGGAATAGTGAATCATGCAATGCGTTGAATGATCAACCAAATTGCAATGCAGGTGACTCCAAAACTCCGTTGACAGGAGGCAGCACTGACGGTTACAGGGAAACTGAGTCAGCATGTGATCTTCCACTATTAAATCCTAGCAAAATTCCAATACGGCAATCAAAATGTGCATCGTGGGCGGGTGCTGATACTGCAATAAATTCATCTAAGGCACTTGAGTCCATAGACGCCCTTCCGGAAACCCCTTACAATCCCCAAACTGACACGCCAAATTCTGTAACGGATACTATACCTGTTCGCAAAAACACATACTCCACTGGTTTAGAATATCCTCCTAATATAACGGATCTTACCCCAG gcTTACGTCGTCGGAGGGAATCTGCTGAAGGAAAGTATGTCACAGATCCAACGcaactgcaattaaaattCCAAAGACCGCGATCACGAACTTCTAGCAG GACCCGTGGCATTCCGAATACAATGTTAGGAAATTTTGATGATAACGATACTATTACTAGCGCGGAAAAACATAGACTTATCGGGGCCCAAGTTGTTCAAATCGAAGAATCAAATAATGTACCAACGAGTAAATATTCCGCTGAGCTACAACCTAAATGCAACATTTCACCACCACCGGGAGATCCAAAAATTGAAAACAGCGCGCGTCTTCGACGTTATAGGCATAACTTAGAATAA
- the LOC119561559 gene encoding tau-tubulin kinase homolog Asator isoform X3: protein MHLQDYLRNDENASSPGDGNHNLTCQPPSNQEQYISLSRDCQKNLFRLHPPPPSKPPPLAGAILQSRLLQHISSGVNAADAEALEEHRYPNVLQRSATLPAKHNRLGVRSRVTFKVPSSTTPAPDPDPGPDPAQNQVAAAERARVVLGPKEKESCKMTSEDLLQPGHVVKERWKVVRKIGGGGFGEIYEGQDLITREQVALKVESARQPKQVLKMEVAVLKKLQGKEHVCRFIGCGRNDRFNYVVMQLQGKNLAELRRAQPRGAFSLSTTLRLGLQILKAIESIHSVGFLHRDIKPSNFSVGRLPYNCRRVYMLDFGLARQYTTGTGEVRCPRAAAGFRGTVRYASINAHRNREMGRHDDLWSLFYMLVEFVNGQLPWRKIKDKEQVGLTKEKYDHRILLKHLPSDLKQFLEHIQSLTYADRPDYAMLIGLFERCMKRRGVKESDPYDWEKVDSATIGNISTSGNPPVPAKNDYIHGNITQMTVAASNASGTEYVRKRGDIETAHITATEPLHIKDKVDRNCNATTLAPQPKASGEANVQHGYTANNQNITPKGMMQQQSPLAMNSQAAISNMQSAPIKSPMVGIGSHDVQVHTKNSQPQNGAVSFSTTNQNNSAPVYGNSYLQLEDKAPTKFLPTKPNAESESTVDVAAKSAFEEKIVDTNNSESANKAFLCGEQQHQKSQLKQLNSPDSANKQVQKPGNVTNEKGSEVKRASEEQKSTFGRLRVLTAPPMSVHDLTTGGHSQQGTEFSTKQEQQPTSSNAGPAAGNSSSSKLAINQHCQIFGMTVMPQVNRRSATSTNLRPSSSGANTNSVQRINSGSTGGGGGTGSNTARSSVAGDHSVTQFALIDDENVSALQQVTKGGALTLASQWKSQFDDSEDTTDNEWNREPQVYRMDIARNVCVRETYSEITPLDKAKPTTSLVSRGVLPSPFKEDNTFQLNASNDSQAKSKHRSSLPNVSVADIFDDQPIQSNSDAMLAEDVNKPWKVQTTASQRSNLALSSAVQENNGCISGRLEIRVIPKETSHLDDSVYYDALAAIKNTPTANQAPDLSDKALIFCDEIEENAAVIASPSSTVNKFTKPIYKDTTEARIEAQCCSLHSSGVNNLKINGNSESCNALNDQPNCNAGDSKTPLTGGSTDGYRETESACDLPLLNPSKIPIRQSKCASWAGADTAINSSKALESIDALPETPYNPQTDTPNSVTDTIPVRKNTYSTGLEYPPNITDLTPGLRRRRESAEGKYVTDPTQLQLKFQRPRSRTSSRTRGIPNTMLGNFDDNDTITSAEKHRLIGAQVVQIEESNNVPTSKYSAELQPKCNISPPPGDPKIENSARLRRYRHNLE from the exons ATGCATTTACAGGATTACCTCAG AAACGACGAAAATGCATCCTCGCCAGGCGATGGTAATCACAACCTTACATGTCAGCCTCCTTCCAATCAGGAGCAGTACATAAGTCTTAGCCGTGATTGCCAGAAGAATCTGTTTAGACTTCATCCACCGCCCCCATCGAAACCACCGCCGCTCGCGGGTGCCATCCTGCAGTCCCGTCTTTTGCAGCACATCAGCTCGGGCGTGAATGCAGCGGACGCGGAAGCACTAGAGGAGCACCGATACCCCAATGTCCTGCAGAGGTCGGCCACTTTGCCAGCGAAGCACAACCGCCTAGGGGTTCGCAGCCGCGTGACTTTCAAGGTGCCATCGTCTACAACCCCTGCACCTGATCCAGATCCAGGTCCTGATCCAGCCCAAAATCAGGTCGCTGCTGCCGAAAGAGCCAGAGTCGTGCTAGGTCCCAAGGAGAAGGAATCTTGCAAAATGACTTCCGAAGATTTGCTGCAGCCGGGACATGTTGTAAAGGAACGTTGGAAG GTGGTGCGTAAAATCGGTGGAGGCGGTTTTGGAGAAATTTACGAGGGACAAGACCTAATAACACGTGAACAAGTCGCACTTAAAGTAGAGTCCGCCCGCCAGCCTAAGCAGGTGCTTAAAATGGAAGTAGCCGTTCTAAAGAAATTACAGGGGAAGGAGCACGTATGTCGGTTCATCGGATGTGGACGAAATGATCGATTTAACTATGTGGTAATGCAGCTTCAAGGAAAGAATTTAGCTGAGCTCCGCCGCGCTCAGCCGCGAGGCGCATTTTCGCTTAGTACAACACTTAGGTTAGGGTTACAAATTCTAAAGGCCATTGAATCCATACATTCTGTGGGATTCCTTCACCGTGATATTAAACcg AGCAACTTTTCCGTGGGTCGATTGCCTTATAATTGTCGACGCGTCTATATGCTAGACTTTGGATTGGCGCGTCAGTACACCACTGGAACTGGAGAAGTGCGTTGTCCAAGAGCTGCAGCTGGATTTCGCGGCACCGTTCGCTATGCCTCTATAAATGCACACCGCAATAGGGAAATGGGACGGCACGACGATCTGTGGTCTCTGTTTTATATGCTCGTCGAGTTCGTAAATGGACAACTGCCGTGGCGAAAGATAAAAGACAAGGAACAAGTTGGGTTGACGAAAGAAAAGTATGACCACAGAATACTGTTGAAACATTTGCCGTCAGATTTAAAGCAATTTTTAGAGCATATTCAATCTCTTACCTATGCAGATCGACCGGACTACGCG ATGCTTATCGGGTTATTCGAGCGGTGTATGAAAAGACGCGGCGTCAAGGAGTCTGACCCTTACGACTGGGAAAAAGTGGATTCTGCAACTATTGGCAACATAAGTACATCAGGCAATCCACCAGTTCCTGCTAAAAACGATTACATTCACGGGAATATAACACAAATGACCGTAGCAGCATCTAACGCAAGCGGAACGGAATAC GTGCGGAAGAGAGGTGATATCGAAACCGCTCATATTACAGCGACCGAGCCCTTACATATTAAAGATAAG GTTGATAGAAACTGCAACGCAACCACACTGGCACCCCAACCAAAAGCATCTGGAGAAGCCAACGTACAACATGGTTATACGGCAAATAATCAAAATATCACACCAAAAGGAATGATGCAGCAGCAGTCCCCGTTAGCTATGAACTCCCAAGCTGCAATATCTAATATGCAAAGTGCACCAATCAAATCACCAATGGTTGGGATAGGAAGCCATGATGTGCAGGTTCATACAAAGAACTCTCAACCACAAAACGGGGCTGTATCGTTTTCCacaacaaatcaaaacaaTTCCGCGCCGGTGTACGGCAATTCA TATCTACAATTGGAAGATAAAGCACCAACTAAGTTTTTACCAACAAAACCAAATGCGGAGTCCGAAAGTACAGTTGACGTCGCTGCTAAGAGTGCATTTGAGGAGAAAATCGTCGATACAAATAACTCTGAGAGTGCTAATAAGGCTTTCCTGTGCGGGGAACAACAGCACCAAAAATCGCAACTGAAACAGCTAAATTCGCCGGATTCCGCCAACAAGCAAGTGCAGAAACCGGGAAACGTAACAAACGAAAAGGGCTCTGAAGTCAAACGGGCATCGGAGGAACAGAAATCAACCTTTGGGCGGCTCCGTGTGCTTACAGCTCCTCCAATGAGTGTACATGATCTAACAACGGGGGGCCATAGCCAGCAAGGGACTGAGTTTTCAACGAAACAAGAACAACAGCCTACAAGCTCCAATGCTGGTCCCGCTGCCGGAAACAGCTCGTCCTCAAAACTTGCCATCAATCAGCACTGTCAAATTTTTGGAATGACTGTAATGCCGCAAGTTAATCGCCGTTCAGCAACGTCTACCAATTTAAGACCATCTTCCTCTGGCGCAAACACAAATTCAGTTCAAAGAATCAATAGTGGGTCAACAGGTGGTGGAGGTGGAACTGGAAGCAACACCGCCAGAAGCAGTGTTGCAGGTGATCATTCGGTCACCCAATTCGCTTTAATAGACGACGAGAATGTCTCAGCATTACAACAGGTAACCAAAGGCGGAGCTCTTACACTGGCTTCCCAGTGGAAGAGCCAGTTTGATGACTCAGAGGACACTACGGACAACGAATGGAACAGAGAACCACAG GTATATCGCATGGATATAGCAAGGAATGTTTGTGTTCGAGAAACCTATTCAGAGATCACTCCATTGGACAAAGCTAAGCCTACCACTTCCTTAGTTTCAAGGGGTGTCCTACCTTCGCCTTTTAAGGAGGACAACACGTTTCAGTTGAATGCTTCAAATGATAGTCAAGCTAAATCGAAACATCGAAGCAGCCTTCCTAACGTGTCAGTTGCCGATATATTTGACGACCAACCGATTCAGTCGAATTCTGACGCAATGCTGGCAGAAGACGTCAATAAACCCTGGAAAGTACAGACAACGGCTAGCCAGAGAAGTAATTTGGCTTTAAGCTCAGCGGTACAAGAAAACAACGGTTGTATTAGTGGTCGACTAGAAATTCGTGTTATTCCAAAAG AAACCTCTCATCTGGACGATTCTGTTTACTATGATGCACTGGCAGCTATTAAAAATACTCCAACCGCAAATCAAGCCCCTGACCTTTCTGATAAAGCACTTATTTTCTGTGATGAAATAGAAGAAAATGCTGCAGTGATAGCTTCCCCATCAAGCACGGTCAACAAATTTACCAAACCAATCTACAAGGATACAACCGAAGCTCGTATCGAAGCTCAATGCTGTAGCTTACATTCTTCCGGCGTCAATAACCTGAAGATAAATGGGAATAGTGAATCATGCAATGCGTTGAATGATCAACCAAATTGCAATGCAGGTGACTCCAAAACTCCGTTGACAGGAGGCAGCACTGACGGTTACAGGGAAACTGAGTCAGCATGTGATCTTCCACTATTAAATCCTAGCAAAATTCCAATACGGCAATCAAAATGTGCATCGTGGGCGGGTGCTGATACTGCAATAAATTCATCTAAGGCACTTGAGTCCATAGACGCCCTTCCGGAAACCCCTTACAATCCCCAAACTGACACGCCAAATTCTGTAACGGATACTATACCTGTTCGCAAAAACACATACTCCACTGGTTTAGAATATCCTCCTAATATAACGGATCTTACCCCAG gcTTACGTCGTCGGAGGGAATCTGCTGAAGGAAAGTATGTCACAGATCCAACGcaactgcaattaaaattCCAAAGACCGCGATCACGAACTTCTAGCAG GACCCGTGGCATTCCGAATACAATGTTAGGAAATTTTGATGATAACGATACTATTACTAGCGCGGAAAAACATAGACTTATCGGGGCCCAAGTTGTTCAAATCGAAGAATCAAATAATGTACCAACGAGTAAATATTCCGCTGAGCTACAACCTAAATGCAACATTTCACCACCACCGGGAGATCCAAAAATTGAAAACAGCGCGCGTCTTCGACGTTATAGGCATAACTTAGAATAA